The bacterium DNA segment CTGCGCTCCGTCTGTCCCGTGGGCTGCGGCGTAACGACCGGTTTCGGCGCCGCAGTGATCACCGGAGCGCTGCGCTGGGGCGAAAGTATCGCCGTGTTTGGCTGCGGAGGTGTCGGACTCTCGGCCATACAGGGTGCGCGCATCGCGGGTGCGGGGCGGATCATCGCCGTCGATCCGAACCGAAAACGCCTGGCTCTGGCGAAGGAACTGGGAGCAAGCGACCTCTTCTCACCTGAAGACGGGGATCCCATTGCGGCGATCCACGCCCTGAGTGGCGGTGGCGTCGATCTGGCCGTCGAGGCCGTTGGAAACGGAACGGCCGCACGACAGGCCTTTGACTCCCTGGTTCCTGGAGGTCGCGCCGTCGTCGTCGGATTGCCGAGCTACACCGAAGAGATTCGTGTGCCGATGCTCTCGCTTCTGCTCGACAAGTCACTCCACGGTTCCATCCACGGTTCCGCCGATCCCGGGCGCGATTTCCCGAAGCTCTTCGAACTCGCGAGCCGCGGCGAGTTGAAACTCGAAGAAATGGCGGGACCCGACTACCCACTCGACAAGGTCAACGACGCCTTTGAAGCGCTGGCCAGCGGACAGGCGGTGCGACCGCGCGTGGTGTTCGAAGACGGATCCCGTTAGCTGCCGCCGGAATCACTCTCCCTGCCACCGCCCTGAAGTTCGGCGAAGCGGCGGTAGGCTCCTTCCGGGATCTGGATCAGCTCTTCGTGCGAGCCTCGCTCGATGATGCGCCCCTCGCGCAGGAACAGGATCTGATCTGCGCCGCGGATCGTCGACAGTCGGTGGGCGATCACGATCACGATCCTGTCGCGGGTCGCTTCTCGAAGGGCCTCGACCAGTCGCTGCTCGGTCTCAGGGTCGAGGGCTGAGGTGGGCTCGTCGAGAATCAATATCGGAGCCTGACGCACCAGGGCGCGGGCGATTCCCAGCCGTTGTTTCTGTCCGACCGAAAGACGCGCACCCGCGCTTCCGAGTTGCGTCGCGTAGCCCTCGGGCAGGTCTCGGATGAAGTCGTCGGCTCCCGCGATCTGTGCCGCGCGGCTTA contains these protein-coding regions:
- a CDS encoding zinc-binding dehydrogenase; this translates as MSGSVRARAAVAHERGAPLRIEEVEVRDPGPGEVRVRISACGICASDLHVWRTGEGVGFPAVLGHEASGIVESLGPGVSHVSQDQPVVIAWIPRCGNCRACRAGRTHLCAAMRTDANDGSLSLGGKSLGRYMSVSGLSELVVVGERSAIPVPEDLPLRSVCPVGCGVTTGFGAAVITGALRWGESIAVFGCGGVGLSAIQGARIAGAGRIIAVDPNRKRLALAKELGASDLFSPEDGDPIAAIHALSGGGVDLAVEAVGNGTAARQAFDSLVPGGRAVVVGLPSYTEEIRVPMLSLLLDKSLHGSIHGSADPGRDFPKLFELASRGELKLEEMAGPDYPLDKVNDAFEALASGQAVRPRVVFEDGSR